AACATGGCCCATAAAATATAACTCATTCCAATGATCACGAGACTTAAATATCCACGGGTCTTTAAGAGCATTTTGGATAAAAAGATCCTCTGAAAAGGGTTCTTTTTGAGGGGCTTTCTCTTCTATTTTAGATTTTTTATGCTCATGACCTCCTTCCATTTCAGCGGCAAAAGAAGGCATCTTTATTTCTTGGAAAGTAAACACAGCCAAAACAAAACATACGATGCGAAGAATATGTAACATAAATTTATCCACCCCTCTTTTTCTTTAATTTTTATTGAATATTAAAAAGCCTTAAAAATCATCAATACAGATTCTTTACTAATCTAATATTATATTTCTAGATAAAGAAGAAGTACTTGATAAATAATTAGGAAATTTTGTTATCTTATGTTTTTTATTTTTAATTTTTTCTTTTTTAAGAAGCTCAGTAGTTATAATAAATTAAATATTTTTTTAAATATAAGTAAAGGACTTTTAAGAAAATCTATATCACTATAAAACTTATTGATTATTCCCTTATTAAATGCTACTTCTCCTTGTATCTCTTCACTGAAAAATAAGACGAAAGGAAAAGGGCATGACCCTTAAAGTTTTAATTCTGGGCGTGAGTGGCTTTATTGGCAATCGGCTTACAGAGCTTATTCTTGAAAGAACCAATTGGGATGTCTATGGAATGGACATGACCACAGATAAAATTACAGGGATTCTTTCAGATAAACGTTTTCATTTTTTTGAAGGGGATATTACCATTAACAAAGAATGGATTGAATATCATATCCGAAAGTGTGATGTCATTCTTCCTCTTGTCGCAATTGCAACTCCTGCCCTTTATGTTCAAGACCCTCTACGCGTTTTTAATCTTGATTTTATGGCTAACTTAGAAATCATCCGCGCTATTGTTCGCCATAAGAAACGTGTTGTTTTTCCATCAACATCTGAAGTCTATGGCATGTGTCAAGACACAGAGTTCAATGAAGAAACCAGCAATCTTGTTTTAGGCCCCATTCACAAACAAAGATGGATTTATTCATGTTCAAAGCAGTTGCTTGACCGCGTCATCTATGCGCATGGTGTCCAAGACAATTTAAATTATACACTTATTCGTCCCTTCAACTGGATTGGACCCAAACTTGATAATATTATGGACCCAAAAGAGGGAAGTTCGCGCGTTTTAACTCAATTTATCAGCAATGTCATCCATGGGCATGACATTAAGCTTGTTGATGGCGGACAACAACATCGTTGTTTTACCTATATTGATGATGGGATTGATGCTCTTTTAAAAATCATTGAAAACAAAGATGATTGCGCGACACGGCGCATCTTTAATTTGGGAAATCCCCATAATGATGTATCTATTAAAACCCTTGCGAATCTTGTTCTTGACCTCATTAAAACATATCCTCGATACAAAGAAAGAGCTGAAAAAGTTTCTATTATACCTGTGGATTCTGAAAAATATTATGGAAAATCTTATCAAGATGCGCAAGCACGCGTTCCATCTATTAAAATGGCAGAAACCTACCTTGATTGGCACCCTAAAATAGATCTTAAAACAGCACTTAAAAAAACGCTTGATTATCATTTAAAACATCCTGATGAATCTCTTACAGAAGAAGTCAACTAAGGTTTTTTTTCTTGAATTTTAAGATGACTTTCTTTCAAACAATTCTTCAAACGATACAAAAAGACCAAAAGATTTCTTTTAATCATACGCCAAAAGGATATGAAGGATTTTTACTTAAAAAAATCTTTGAGCAAAAAACTTCCGTTTTATATATTGCCCGAGATGATGCCAGTTTAAACACTTTTAAAAGCATGATGCGTTTTTATGCGCCTGAATTACCTTTTCTTTTCTTTCCAAGTCCTGATACTCTTCCTTATGATCAAAACTCCCCAAAACCTTCCCTTACAGCAGAAAGAACAGAAACTTTATTCACGCTTTCGGAATTCCTTAAAACATCAACTCCCGTTTTTGTTGCAACATCTCCTCAAGCCTTTCTTCAAAGATTGCCCCCACCTTCTTTTTTTCAAAACCGTTCTCTTCTTTTAAAAAAAGAAGGGGTTTTTTCATATTTAGAGCTTCAGAATTTTCTTCACAAAGAGGGATACAGACGGGTTGAGGTCGTTCATGAGCCCGGAGAATTCTCGGTCCGAGGAGGTTTTTTAGATCTTTTTACCCCCAGCCTTTCTATGCCTGTACGTCTCGATTTTTTTGGAGATCATCTTCAAACCATCCACCCTTTTGATCCCGTTACACAACTTAAGCATACAGAATCCCTTTCAGAACTTAAAATAACACCTTCCCATGAAATTCTTTTAAATGAAGAAACTATCCGGCTTTTTCGAACTCAATATCGCGAACTTTTTGGGTCTTCTTCCTCTCAAGATGCTCTCTACAAGGCGATTACAGAAAAAAGACCTTATCCGGGATATGAACAATGGATGCCTCTTTTTTTTAATCACATGAAAAATCTTTGGGATTATATGAAAGATCCTATTTTTGCTTTTGAATTTCAAGCACCTGAAAGTCTTCAAGCTGCAGAAGAAACGCTACAAGACCATTATAATGCGCGCCTTCAAGATCTGTCTCAAAAAAATACGAAGTTCTCTTTTTCTGAGAAAGAAGCTTATAGGCCACTTTCCCCCCATCTTCTCTATGCATCCCCAAGAGAAGTCCAAGCTCTTTTTAAATCCGCAAAGACACTTCATTTTACACCTTTTCAGGCCTCTTCAAAGCCCGCTCTTGATTGTGAGGGGAAACTTTATGACTGGAGCGTCTTACGCTCTAAAGTTAAGGCTGGCGTTCATGCTGAAACAACTCTTTTTGAAGAAATTTCAAAATTACTTATAACGCATCTTCGCTCTCAAAGGGCTCCTCTGATTCTTGTTGGATATAGCCCCTCTTCTCT
The window above is part of the Pseudomonadota bacterium genome. Proteins encoded here:
- a CDS encoding bifunctional UDP-4-keto-pentose/UDP-xylose synthase; the encoded protein is MTLKVLILGVSGFIGNRLTELILERTNWDVYGMDMTTDKITGILSDKRFHFFEGDITINKEWIEYHIRKCDVILPLVAIATPALYVQDPLRVFNLDFMANLEIIRAIVRHKKRVVFPSTSEVYGMCQDTEFNEETSNLVLGPIHKQRWIYSCSKQLLDRVIYAHGVQDNLNYTLIRPFNWIGPKLDNIMDPKEGSSRVLTQFISNVIHGHDIKLVDGGQQHRCFTYIDDGIDALLKIIENKDDCATRRIFNLGNPHNDVSIKTLANLVLDLIKTYPRYKERAEKVSIIPVDSEKYYGKSYQDAQARVPSIKMAETYLDWHPKIDLKTALKKTLDYHLKHPDESLTEEVN